CGCTCCCTGGAAACTAGGGTCCTTTCGCAGCCCGAATTGGCCTATTTTGGCAGCTGGGCCTGCGCCGCGCTCCGCGCCCTTATCGGAATTTCTAAAGACACAAGCAACCTGGACAAGCTCGCCAAGCAACTGAGCCCGACCATCAGCCAAGACGAGGCCCGCAATGCGCTGGGAATCCTCAAACAACTGGGGCTGGTCGTCCCGGACGACAACAATGGCTGGAACATCACCGACCAGATTTTGAGCACCGGTGGCGAGGTCAAGAGCCAGGCCGTCAGAAGTTTCCACAGGCGTACAATCGAACTCGCACAAGAATCGCTTGACCGCCACAAACCGGAGGAACGCGACATCTCTTCGACGGTATTCACCGCCGAAGAAGCCGACCTGCCCGAAATCCGACACCGCATAGAGGAATTCCGCAGGGCGCTCATGAAATTTGCCTGCCGCAGCGAACGGGCTGACCGCGTTTATGCACTCAATGTGGCCCTGTTCCCCCTGTCCGAAAAGGTGGACGACCCATTTGTATGCCCTGACAAAACACAAAACGGCGAAAACAAGGGAGGTAACCCATGAGACTCTCCCGGAAAATAATGTATTTTGGAACTATGCAGCAAACTTCCTCGGGCTTGAGGGGAATCGCCCTGAAATCGTTGACCGGACTCGCACTGGGTCTGGGCATTTGGGCGTGTTCCTCGACCGAAATGGCCGGAGGCGGCCCCAGCGGGACTGAAGCAGGAAACGCCATTACAGCCACCCTATATAACGAAGACGGCTCTTTGGCAAAATATGCAACAGCCATGCTCATCAAGAGGACAAGCCTGAGTGGAGAAGCCAACGCATACACAGTCCAAGCGGATTCCAACGGCCTCGTTGTCATCGACAGCGTAGACGTGGGCGACTATATCATGGAAGTCTCCCTGGAAGGTAACAACGCCCAGATCGATGTTACCGTAGCCAACGACAAGGACAACGTGCAGCTCGGCGAACAAAAGCTCCAGAAGCCCGTGTACATCAGCGGTTCGCTCGTGGACTACGGCTGCAAGGACTGCGACAACGCTTTCGGTACGCTCAAGTTCTTCGGACTCAACCATTCTACAATCGTGACCAACGGAATGTTCTCCATCGGAGGGCTCCCCGCCGGTAACCTGAACTTTGCGTTCATCCCGAACATGGGTGCAAAGCTCGATACCATCGTTCTGCCCACCATCAAGGCGAAAGCCGGTGACTCCATTGTCGTGGAACACGTGGCACCCCCGACGCCGCAACCCGAAGACACGACGAAAAAAGATACCGTATCCAAGCCCGAAAGCAAACTCGAGACGCTTCTGTTGGAAGACTTCACCGATGGCGATGAAATCAACAACATGGGCGCCCCCTATACAAGAGAGAGGGGAGCGGCAATTGGCACCTGGTTACTCATGACTGGTGATTTTGCAATGGGGAAAGGTCCTATCTCAGTGGAGCCCAAAGCCAGTAGCAGCACCCCGTTCACGGACGTCATTGAAACCGATGACGACGGAAACAAGCTGGTGCATTTCAAGGTGACATTCCCGGACTCGGATTATCGGGCCTACCACCCGGCATCGATGTACAATGAGACGTTCTTACAGTCAATGGATTCGCTTACCCGGGCCAAAGATTCAATCAACTGGATCTCGAAATGGTGGACGACATGCACCATGCAAATCGGCAAGAGCGGTTTAGGCTACAATTTCTCCTTGGTAGATTCCATTGCATTCGAAGCTTGGGGAACGGGTTCGTTCACGTTTGAATTCCTGAGTGGGAGTTCAAACATGGCCCCAATGTATTTATACATGTACACCGACCCACGTAATTCCATTATCGCAGCAAAGGATTTTGACCTGTCCCAAAAGAAGAACCGAATTGCCGTAGCAGTCGCCGATCTCATTCCAGACGAGGAACAGCGGAAAAACATCAGCACAATTGCATGGACATTCCATGAAAACGTGGAATTCTTCCTGGACAACGTGGAACTTATCGGGCACGACCTGGAAAGCATCTGGACAAAGGAATGAGCGGAGCCCGGTCCGTAACATCGAACCAGGAATCCGTCCACAGGGACCTCGCAAAAATTGTACGCAAATATGCAAGGACGCAGTACATGCGTCCTATTGCTTTACATACGCAAGAGGCTTTTGACGAGGCCAGGGAAAAGATTTGC
Above is a window of uncultured Fibrobacter sp. DNA encoding:
- a CDS encoding TIGR02147 family protein, with the translated sequence MIDVLDYLEYREYLKDWFVESKKDNPFTSYRYLGQKTGVDPAWLVRVFQKEGHLNESTLPVFIRLCGMDDRRAEYFKTLYRFNKTKAKQTLSELYYKLMELRSLETRVLSQPELAYFGSWACAALRALIGISKDTSNLDKLAKQLSPTISQDEARNALGILKQLGLVVPDDNNGWNITDQILSTGGEVKSQAVRSFHRRTIELAQESLDRHKPEERDISSTVFTAEEADLPEIRHRIEEFRRALMKFACRSERADRVYALNVALFPLSEKVDDPFVCPDKTQNGENKGGNP